Proteins from a genomic interval of Capsicum annuum cultivar UCD-10X-F1 chromosome 4, UCD10Xv1.1, whole genome shotgun sequence:
- the LOC124897970 gene encoding uncharacterized protein LOC124897970 produces the protein MTIEQRKKEEEHDQDMAYLKTQMDLLTKHLLSAKTEKVKAVTSQGRPVGKPIVDIVVDDIKEVEIVHLVESEKSDEVIDNAPSNSHQVDELEKNKGKKAKLVVTSLPKLPPPFPHQLKKKADNTKFGKFMAMLKQLMINLPLAEALEQIPRNVKFMKDLIMTKRSVSFELMDNLHYCGAIFTRSLVQKKADLGAFTIPCTIKPLDFAKALCDLGESINLMPLAVYKKLGLGDLTPTNM, from the exons ATGACTATAGAACAACGTAAGAAAGAGGAAGAACATGATCAAGACATGGCATACTTGAAGACGCAGATGGATTTGTtgaccaagcacttattatctgCAAAGACTGAAAAAGTAAAAGCTGTTACATCCCAAG GACGTCCTGTGGGCAAGCCTATAGTTGATATAGTAGTAGATGATATTAAGGAAGTAGAGATTGTTCATTTGGTAGAGTCTGAGAAATCGGATGAGGTTATTGATAATGCACCATCCAATAGTCAtcaggttgatgagttggagaaaaataagggAAAGAAGGCTAAACTGGTGGTTACCAGTCTTCCAAAACTACCTCCTCCATTTCCCCATcagttgaagaagaaggctgacaACACTAAGTTCGGTAAATTCATGGCtatgcttaagcaattgatgatTAATCTGCCATTGGCGGAGGCATTGGAGCAAATACCCAGGAATGTAAAGTTCATGAAAGATCTCATCATGACAAAGCGGTCAGTTAGTTTTGAGCTAATGGACAATCTCCATTATTGTGGTGCTATTTTCACAAGGTCTCtggtgcagaaaaaggcagatctgggagcatttactatcccatgcACTATTAAACCTCTTGACTTTGCAAAAGCCTTATGTGATCTAGGAGAGagtattaatctgatgccgcTAGCTGTTTATAAGAAGTTAGGTTTGGGAGACCTCACACCTACCAACATGTGA